In the Hemitrygon akajei unplaced genomic scaffold, sHemAka1.3 Scf000093, whole genome shotgun sequence genome, one interval contains:
- the LOC140722924 gene encoding uncharacterized protein — protein sequence MAHQRVHTGERPFTCSDCGKGSTCSSNLKVHQRVHTGESPFTCADCGKGFTQSSSLVAHQGVHTGERPFTCSDCGKGFTCSSNLKVHQRVHIGERPFTCSDCGKGFTRSADLMAHHRVHTGERPFTCSDCGKGFTRSSTLMVHQRVHTMEQPFTCSDCGKGFNCSSNLKVHQRVHTGERPFTCSDCGRRFTRSSDLIAHHRVHTGERPFTCSDCGKGFTCSSNLKVHQRVHTGERPFTCSDCGKGFTQSSQLQKHQRVHTG from the coding sequence atggctcaccagcgagttcacaccggggagcgtccGTTCacttgctcggactgtgggaagggatccacttgctcatctaacctgaaggtacatcagcgagttcacactggcgagagtcCTTTCACCTgcgcagactgtgggaagggattcacacaatcATCCTCCCTCGTGGCACACCagggagttcacactggagagaggccgttcacctgctcggactgcgggaagggattcacttgctcatctaacctgaaggtacatcagcgagttcacattggagagaggccattcacttgctcagactgtgggaagggattcactcggtcagccGACTTAATGGCTCaccatcgagttcacactggggagaggccattcacctgctcagactgtgggaaaggattcactcggtcatccaccctaatggtacaccagcgagttcacaccatggagcagccattcacctgctctgactgtgggaagggattcaattgctcatctaacctgaaggtacatcagcgagttcacactggtgagaggcctttcacctgctcagactgtgggaggagattcactcgatcatctgacctAATAGCTCaccatcgagttcacactggagagagaccgttcacctgctcagactgtgggaagggattcacttgctcatctaacctgaaggtacaccagcgagttcacactggagagaggccattcacctgctcagactgtgggaagggattcactcagtcatctcaactacagaaacaccagcgagttcacactgggtag